A window of Solanum stenotomum isolate F172 chromosome 3, ASM1918654v1, whole genome shotgun sequence contains these coding sequences:
- the LOC125858402 gene encoding pentatricopeptide repeat-containing protein At4g02750: protein MRFRRLHSTCSRLLLNEPASHLKAELPRTKLAGGEPPAKSAKVSSSDIVQWNRSITQHMRQGECDSALSLFNSMPAKSCVSWNAMLSGYLLNGKLDLAQKLFDEMPQRDLVSWNIMLSGYIKNKNFGAARILFDQMPVKDVVSWNALLSGYAQNGYVDDARRIFLMMPVKNEISWNGLLATYVQNGRIEEARKLFESKDNWPLVSWNCLLGGYLRKKMLAEAKVLFDKMPVKDQVSWNTIISCYAQSDDLEEARKLFDESPIKDVFTWTSLLSGYVQNRMVDEARRIFDEMPEKNEVSWNAMIAGYVQSKRMDLAREFFEAMPCKNISSWNTMITGYAQIGDITHARSLFDCMPNRDCISWAAIIAGYAQSGNSEEALRMFVQMKRDGGRINRSAFTCVLSTSADIAAFEFGKQIHGRLVKAGYHTGCYVGNALLSMYCKCGSIDEAYDVFEEIAEKDAVSWNTMIIGYARHGFGKQALRQFESMKEAGIRPDDVTMVGVLSACGHTGLIDKGMEHFYSMARDYGIVTNPRHYTCMIDLLGRAGRLDDAQNLMKDMPCEPDAATWGALLGASRIHGNTELGEKAAEMIFRLEPWNAGMYVLLSNLYAASGRWRDVSKMRLKMRDTGVRKMPGYSWVEVQNQIHLFSVGDTMHPDSKRIYAFLEELELLMKQEGYVSATKLVLHDVDEEEKAHMLKYHSEKLAVAFAILNIPSGRPIRVMKNLRVCGDCHTAIKLISKIVGRLIIVRDSNRFHHFSEGVCTCGDYW, encoded by the exons ATGCGCTTCAGAAGATTGCACAGCACCTGTTCGCGTTTACTACTGAATGAACCGGCGAGCCATCTCAAAGCAGAATTGCCACGCACCAAATTAGCTGGCGGTGAACCACCGGCGAAGTCGGCGAAAGTCAGTAGCTCAGATATAGTGCAATGGAACAGGTCTATCACCCAACACATGCGACAAGGAGAATGCGATTCCGCATTGAGCTTATTCAACTCCATGCCTGCAAAGTCCTGTGTATCCTGGAACGCAATGCTTTCTGGGTATTTGTTGAATGGCAAATTGGACCTCGCTCAGAAGCTGTTCGACGAAATGCCTCAGAGAGATTTGGTATCCTGGAACATTATGCTTAGTGGGTATATCAAGAATAAGAATTTTGGGGCAGCTAGGATTTTGTTTGATCAAATGCCTGTTAAAGATGTAGTGTCGTGGAATGCATTGCTTTCCGGGTATGCCCAGAATGGGTACGTTGATGATGCTAGAAGGATCTTTCTCATGATGCCCGTGAAGAATGAGATCTCTTGGAATGGACTTCTCGCTACGTATGTTCAGAATGGGAGGATTGAGGAGGCTAGGAAATTGTTTGAGTCAAAGGATAATTGGCCGTTGGTTTCTTGGAATTGCTTGTTGGGTGGGTATTTGAGAAAGAAGATGCTGGCTGAGGCAAAGGTGCTTTTCGATAAAATGCCTGTCAAGGATCAGGTGTCATGGAACACGATAATTTCTTGTTATGCCCAGAGTGATGATTTGGAGGAAGCGAGGAAGTTATTCGATGAGTCCCCTATTAAGGATGTGTTTACCTGGACTTCATTGCTTTCTGGTTATGTACAGAATAGGATGGTAGATGAGGCTAGGAGGATCTTCGATGAGATGCCAGAGAAGAATGAGGTTTCTTGGAATGCAATGATTGCAGGATATGTGCAGTCTAAAAGGATGGACTTGGCGAGGGAATTCTTTGAGGCAATGCCTTGTAAAAACATCAGCTCTTGGAATACAATGATAACAGGTTATGCTCAAATTGGGGATATAACTCATGCCAGAAGTTTGTTTGATTGTATGCCTAACCGTGATTGCATCTCTTGGGCAGCAATTATTGCTGGGTATGCTCAAAGTGGCAACAGTGAGGAGGCATTACGCATGTTTGTTCAAATGAAGAGAGATGGTGGGAGGATAAATAGGTCGGCATTTACTTGTGTTTTGAGTACATCTGCTGACATTGCTGCATTCGAGTTTGGAAAGCAAATACATGGACGACTTGTCAAGGCTGGATATCACACTGGGTGTTATGTCGGAAATGCACTCCTATCAATGTACTGTAAGTGCGGAAGTATTGACGAGGCATATGATGTGTTCGAGGAGATAGCGGAGAAGGATGCTGTCTCTTGGAACACAATGATCATCGGTTATGCAAGGCATGGATTTGGCAAACAAGCTCTTAGACAATTCGAATCAATGAAGGAAGCAGGTATCAGACCGGATGATGTCACCATG GTTGGTGTATTATCTGCTTGTGGCCATACCGGCTTGATTGACAAAGGCATGGAACACTTTTACTCAATGGCTCGAGATTATGGAATAGTTACAAATCCCAGGCATTATACTTGCATGATTgaccttctgggtcgagctggGCGACTGGATGATGCTCAAAATCTAATGAAGGATATGCCTTGTGAACCAGATGCTGCAACCTGGGGTGCTCTCCTTGGGGCAAGTAGGATTCACGGAAACACTGAATTAGGAGAAAAGGCTGCTGAAATGATTTTCAGATTAGAGCCTTGGAATGCCGGGATGTATGTCCTTCTCTCAAATTTATATGCAGCCTCTGGCAGATGGCGTGATGTTAGCAAGATGAGATTAAAAATGAGGGACACGGGAGTAAGGAAAATGCCTGGTTACAGCTGGGTTGAGGTGCAAAATCAGATACATCTTTTTTCAGTTGGGGATACCATGCATCCAGACAGCAAGAGAATATATGCTTTTTTGGAAGAGTTAGAATTATTAATGAAGCAGGAAGGTTATGTCTCTGCCACGAAATTGGTCCTGCATGATGTAGATGAGGAGGAGAAGGCACACATGCTCAAGTATCACAGCGAAAAATTAGCAGTTGCCTTTGCAATTCTAAATATACCATCTGGGAGACCAATTCGTGTGATGAAAAATTTAAGGGTTTGTGGAGATTGTCATACTGCAATCAAACTCATATCGAAGATTGTGGGTAGATTAATTATTGTTCGGGATAGTAACCGTTTTCATCACTTCAGTGAAGGTGTTTGTACCTGTGGAGACTATTGGTAG
- the LOC125857773 gene encoding LOW QUALITY PROTEIN: laccase-1 (The sequence of the model RefSeq protein was modified relative to this genomic sequence to represent the inferred CDS: deleted 1 base in 1 codon) — protein sequence MGNRGQLLVIGLLTLAIFLVKLSSSSQIVRRFSYNIERKNVRRLCHTKRLLTVNGKYPGPTIFVHEGDNHVEVKVTNQSPWNTTIHWHGVRQLRSGWADGPAYITQFVSYTYKFTIINQRGTLWWHAHLSWQRATVYGAFIIYPRTRPYPFSASTEAEIPIIFGEWWNGEIEDIENDMKLYGSGPNSSDAYTINGLPGPSYPCSNKDTFIQTIEIGKTYLLRIINAALNDELFFAVANHTLTVVEIDAVYTKPFTTKAIMITPGQTTNVLITANQIPDSTGTFVMAARPYLTSVFPFDNSTTIGFLKYKIFPERPPHPFNYTGVDPLSENLNTEFSTRILVVPYGTRLEIVFQDTNFLNQENHPIHVHGHNFFIVGRGFGNYDVDRDTKNYNVVDPPERNTVGVPVGGWAAIRVITDNPGVWFIHCHLEEHTSWGLAMGLIVQSGQHPSQCLLPPPHDFPAC from the exons ATGGGTAATCGCGGTCAGTTATTAGTAATTGGACTACTAACCCTAGCAATTTTCTTGGTTAAGCTATCTTCATCCTCCCAAATTGTTAGGCGTTTTTCATACAAC aTAGAAAGAAAGAACGTAAGACGTTTATGTCATACGAAAAGATTGCTAACAGTGAATGGCAAGTATCCAGGACCAACCATTTTCGTTCATGAAGGCGATAATCATGTGGAGGTTAAAGTCACTAACCAGAGTCCCTGGAACACTACTATCCACTG GCATGGGGTACGGCAGCTAAGAAGTGGTTGGGCAGATGGACCAGCATACATAACTCAATTTGTAAGTTACACTTACAAATTCACAATTATTAACCAAAGGGGAACCTTATGGTGGCATGCTCATCTTTCCTGGCAACGCGCCACTGTCTATGGTGCTTTTATTATATACCCTCGAACAAGGCCTTATCCATTTTCAGCTTCAACAGAAGCTGAAATCCCCATAATCTTTG GTGAGTGGTGGAATGGAGAAATTGAAGATATAGAAAATGACATGAAGTTATATGGAAGTGGTCCTAATTCTTCTGATGCTTATACCATAAATGGCTTGCCAGGGCCCTCGTATCCTTGTTCTAATAAAG ATACATTCATTCAGACAATTGAGATAGGCAAAACATACTTGCTTAGGATCATCAATGCAGCACTAAACGATGAACTCTTCTTCGCGGTGGCAAATCATACATTAACAGTAGTCGAAATTGATGCTGTTTACACAAAACCCTTTACAACAAAAGCTATAATGATCACCCCTGGACAGACAACCAATGTCTTAATCACTGCAAATCAAATCCCTGATTCAACAGGAACGTTTGTCATGGCGGCTAGGCCTTATCTTACTTCAGTCTTCCCATTTGACAATTCCACTACAATTGGTTTCCTTAAATACAAAAT TTTCCCTGAACGGCCTCCCCATCCTTTTAACTACACAGGGGTGGATCCATTATCCGAAAACCTGAATACTGAATTTAGTACTAGGATCTTAGTCGTGCCATATGGCACGAGACTAGAGATT GTGTTTCAAGACACGAACTTTCTGAATCAAGAAAATCATCCAATTCATGTACATGGTCATAATTTCTTCATTGTGGGCAGGGGATTTGGAAATTATGATGTTGATCGCGATACGAAAAATTATAATGTTGTTGATCCACCTGAGAGGAACACAGTTGGTGTTCCTGTTGGAGGGTGGGCTGCAATAAGGGTAATAACTGATAATCCAGGAGTTTGGTTTATACATTGTCACTTGGAGGAACATACTTCATGGGGTCTTGCTATGGGACTGATTGTTCAAAGTGGTCAACATCCTTCTCAGTGTTTGCTTCCTCCTCCTCATGATTTTCCTGCATGTTGA
- the LOC125860204 gene encoding uncharacterized GPI-anchored protein At4g28100 yields MSLYVYFFFALLFLGYPPELLSMPVLPEPDPFEVRSQTFLPSSAPPATIPAFPEQSNVAGCPLDLPEDLYHSVKSACGSHGYSGQVHQTRCCPVLAAWLYSAYSRTALHRAVTKLPQSTSVDMPVLPDDSETCVDSIEKALGNRGIELVKPNKTCDVFYCYCGIRLHPLRCPEAFSVDSKGKLVGDKSVKRLERDCLSNNGYTGLAGCSKCLNSLYLLSEARVGNQSRLEDRTRKMRSRDCQLMGLTWLLNKNRSTYIHTVSSVLRALMLTEGSSDPQSCTLNSDGMPLAVDSSEINDESAAVAIQASLYPYILPLVLVYINSVALLFKY; encoded by the exons ATGTCCCTCTACGTCTACTTCTTCTTCGCTCTACTTTTCTTGGGTTATCCACCCGAATTACTCTCCATGCCGGTTTTACCCGAACCCGACCCATTTGAGGTCCGTTCTCAAACATTCTTACCTTCCTCTGCACCGCCGGCCACAATTCCTGCTTTCCCGGAGCAGTCGAACGTCGCCGGTTGCCCATTGGATCTACCGGAAGACCTCTACCACAGCGTTAAATCAGCTTGTGGGTCCCACGGATATTCGGGTCAAGTACACCAGACCCGTTGTTGCCCTGTTCTAGCTGCCTGGCTCTACTCGGCTTACTCTAGAACGGCACTACACAGAGCTGTTACGAAACTTCCACAGTCGACTTCCGTTGATATGCCGGTGCTCCCTGACGATTCGGAGACGTGTGTGGACTCTATTGAAAAGGCATTGGGAAACAGAGGAATTGAATTGGTGAAGCCAAACAAGACTTGTGAtgtattttattgttattgtgGAATTAGGCTTCATCCACTCAGATGCCCAGAAGCATTCTCTGTGGATTCGAAAGGGAAATTGGTAGGTGATAAAAGCGTGAAGAGATTGGAAAGAGATTGTTTGAGCAATAATGGGTATACTGGTCTTGCTGGTTGCTCCAAGTGCTTGAACAGTCTTTATCTG CTTAGTGAGGCCAGAGTCGGAAACCAGAGCAGGTTAGAGGATAGGACTAGGAAAATGCGCAGCAGGGATTGCCAATTGATGGGTCTAACATGGCTTCTCAACAAAAATCGATCCACTTACATTCACACAGTTTCTTCTGTTTTAAGGGCTCTAATGTTGACGGAAGGCAGTTCAGATCCTCAGTCATGCACCCTTAACAGTGATGGTATGCCTCTTGCAGTAGACTCCTCGGAGATCAACGATGAATCTGCTGCAGTTGCTATTCAAGCATCACTTTATCCGTATATCCTACCTCTAGTTTTAGTGTACATAAACTCTGTGGCATTGCTCTTCAAATATTAG
- the LOC125859945 gene encoding protein MOTHER of FT and TFL1, with the protein MGGKVDPLVVGRVIGDVVDMFVPSVTMSVHYANKHVTNGCDIKPSIAIEPPKITIGGHPHEFYTLVMTDPDAPSPSEPTMREWVHWIVTDIPGCSNVARGKEVLGYVGPRPPVGIHRHILVLFRQNAPMQGILQPPVARAHFCTRVFAHQLDLGTPVATVYFNAHKEPANHKR; encoded by the exons ATGGGTGGAAAAGTTGATCCTCTTGTGGTTGGAAGAGTGATTGGTGATGTAGTTGACATGTTTGTGCCTAGTGTAACTATGTCTGTCCATTATGCTAACAAACATGTCACTAATGGTTGTGATATCAAACCATCTATTGCTATTGAACCTCCTAAAATCACCATCGGTGGACACCCTCATGAATTTTACACTCTG GTTATGACGGACCCTGATGCTCCAAGTCCTAGTGAACCAACTATGAGAGAGTGGGTGCATTG GATTGTGACAGACATACCTGGGTGCAGCAACGTTGCTAGAG GTAAGGAGGTACTGGGGTATGTTGGGCCACGTCCACCAGTTGGGATACACAGGCACATACTGGTACTGTTCCGACAGAATGCGCCTATGCAGGGAATTTTGCAGCCACCGGTAGCAAGGGCTCATTTCTGTACTCGGGTGTTCGCACATCAACTTGATCTTGGCACACCAGTTGCAACTGTTTATTTCAATGCTCACAAGGAACCAGCAAATCATAAGCGCTAA
- the LOC125858366 gene encoding actin-interacting protein 1-2 produces the protein MAELKETYACIPSTERGRGILISGDPKSNSILYCNGRSVIIRYLDRPLQVAVYGEHAYQATVARYSPNGEWIASADVSGTVRIWGTHNDFVLKKEFRVLSGRIDDLQWSPDGMRIVACGDGKGKSLVRAFMWDSGTNVGEFDGHSRRVLSCAFKPTRPFRIATCGEDFLMNFYEGPPFKFKLSHREHSNFVNCLRFSPDGSKLISVSSDKKGIIYDAKTGDIIGELSSEDGHQGSIYAVSWSPNSKQVLTVSADKSAKIWDISDDGKGKVKKTLASPGSGGVEDMLVGCLWQNDHLVTVSLGGTISIFSASDLEKSPVSFSGHMKNVNSLAVLRSDPKIILSTSYDGLIVKWIQGIGYSGKLDRKVTSQIKCFAIVEGEIVSCAFDNKIWRVSLLGDQCGDANSVDVGTQPKDLSLALNSPEVTLVSFETGVILLRGTEVLSTINLGFTVTASVISPDGTEAIVGGQDGKLHLYSITGDTLNEEVVLEKHRGAITVIRYSPDVSMFASADVNREAVVWDRASREVKLKNMLYHTARINCLDWSPDNTMVATGSLDTCVIIYDVSKPASHRITIKGAHLGGVYGLAFTDERSIVSSGEDACVRVWGITPQ, from the exons ATGGCTGAGCTCAAAGAAACTTACGCTTGTATACCTTCCACTGAACGGGGTCGCGGTATTCTCATTTCGGGTGACCCGAAATCCAACTCTATCCTTTATTGTAACGGCCGATCCGTTATTATTCGGTACCTCGATCGCCCCCTCCAAGTTGCAGTTTACGGGGAGCATGCTTATCAGGCTACAGTCGCTCGTTATTCTCCTAATGGTGAGTGGATCGCTTCTGCTGACGTTTCAGGTACTGTTCGGATCTGGGGGACCCATAATGACTTCGTTCTTAAGAAAGAGTTTCGGGTCCTATCGGGTCGGATCGATGACCTTCAATGGTCTCCTGATGGAATGCGCATTGTTGCTTGTGGTGATGGCAAGGGCAAATCACTTGTTCGTGCCTTCAT GTGGGACTCGGGAACAAATGTGGGTGAATTTGATGGCCATTCAAGGAGAGTTTTGAGTTGCGCTTTTAAACCCACAAGACCATTTCGCATAGCAACGTGCGGTGAAGACTTCTTGATGAACTTTTATGAAGGACCACCATTTAAATTCAAGCTGTCTCACAG GGAGCATTCAAATTTTGTCAATTGTTTGAGGTTCTCTCCAGACGGAAGCAAACTTATCAGTGTAAGCTCTGACAAGAAGGGCATTATTTATGATGCCAAAACAGGAGATATAATTGGAGAGCTGTCATCTGAGGATGGTCATCAAGGAAGTATATATGCTGTTAGTTGGAGTCCTAATAGTAAACAG GTGCTCACAGTCTCTGCTGATAAGTCAGCAAAAATATGGGATATATCTGATGATGGAAaagggaaagtgaagaaaacACTGGCTTCTCCAGGTTCTGGTGGAGTTGAGGACATGCTAGTTGGCTGTCTCTGGCAAAATGACCATCTTGTTACTGTTTCTCTTGGTGGAACTATTTCCATATTCTCAGCAAGTGATCTGGAAAAATCTCCCGTGTCATTTTCTGGACACATGAAAAATGTTAATTCCTTAGCTGTCCTCAGAAGCGACCCAAAAATCATATTGTCCACCAGTTATGATGGTTTGATTGTTAAATGGATTCAAGGCATTGGATATAGCGGGAAATTAGACAGAAAGGTGACTTCTCAAATCAAATGCTTTGCAATTGTGGAAGGAGAAATTGTGTCATGTGCGTTTGACAACAAG ATCTGGAGAGTATCTCTGCTTGGAGATCAATGCGGAGATGCAAATTCTGTAGATGTTGGCACCCAACCTAAGGACTTAAGCCTTGCCCTTAATTCTCCTGAAGTAACTTTAGTTTCGTTTGAAACTGGAGTCATTCTTCTCCGTGGTACAGAAGTGCTGTCAACCATAAACCTCGGATTTACGGTGACGGCATCTGTTATTTCACCTGATGGAACTGAAGCAATAGTGGGTGGTCAGGATGGTAAACTTCATTTGTATTCCATCACGGGTGATACTCTCAATGAAGAGGTTGTCCTTGAAAAACACAGGGGAGCTATTACTGTTATTCGGTACTCTCCAGATGTTTCCATGTTTGCATCAGCAGATGTGAACCGAGAAGCTGTCGTCTGGGATCGTGCATCTCGCGAG GTTAAACTTAAGAATATGTTATACCATACTGCCCGAATAAATTGCCTGGATTGGTCACCTGATAACACCATGGTAGCTACTGGATCTCTAGACACATGTGTTATAATATATGACGTCAGCAAGCCAGCATCGCATCGAATCACTATTAAAGGAGCTCATTTGGGTGGAGTATATGGACTAGCTTTTACTGATGAACGCAGTATAGTGAGTTCTGGCGAGGATGCTTGTGTTCGTGTATGGGGAATCACTCCACAGTAA